Proteins from a genomic interval of Zingiber officinale cultivar Zhangliang chromosome 2A, Zo_v1.1, whole genome shotgun sequence:
- the LOC122040733 gene encoding uncharacterized protein LOC122040733: protein METGRAYMDFVPSHEWFQDEVADTLVVHLPGFKKEQLRVHIVRDGKLHVSGERPLIKDQWSRFRKEFQLPENCNADQVHGKLENGLLTVVLPKLHHRADAEGKDEKVEKGGVKQREADAASRPAPSQGAAVSDEKTKLKSYASMDVRLHQHEGKLRLVCLLVAVVVAAWYVYQKLNPEETQRHDAYPAI from the exons ATGGAAACTGGGCGTGCTTACATGGACTTTGTTCCTTCGCACGAGTGGTTTCAAGATGAAGTGGCCGATACGCTCGTCGTTCACCTCCCAG GCTTCAAAAAGGAGCAGCTCAGGGTTCACATCGTCAGGGATGGGAAGCTACACGTCAGCGGAGAACGCCCGTTGATCAAGGACCAATGGAGCCGCTTCCGCAAGGAATTCCAGTTGCCGGAGAATTGCAACGCGGACCAAGTCCACGGCAAGCTCGAGAACGGACTCCTCACCGTCGTGCTCCCCAAACTGCACCACCGAGCAGACGCCGAAGGCAAGGATGAAAAGGTGGAGAAGGGCGGCGTGAAACAGAGGGAAGCTGACGCTGCCTCAAGGCCAGCGCCGTCCCAAGGTGCGGCTGTGAGCGATGAGAAGACGAAGCTCAAGAGCTATGCCAGTATGGACGTTCGCCTGCACCAACACGAAGGGAAACTGCGCTTGGTTTGTTTGCTTGTGGCCGTCGTGGTGGCAGCTTGGTATGTGTATCAGAAGCTGAATCCTGAAGAGACGCAGCGGCATGATGCCTACCCAGCTATCTGA
- the LOC122040734 gene encoding uncharacterized protein LOC122040734 — protein sequence MGEEVDKSFLARMLSYLRSSSKYYTGYPKDLGPSRVIHFTSERQFVQLLHEGRPVAVAFTIRSPYTEHLDGVLEEAAAKFCPHIKFMRVECPKYPGFCLTRQKKEYPFIEIFHSPEQTANQGKVVDPNVTKYAVKVMPFNYDVSVYGFREFFKKHGFHVENPSETTTTDHR from the exons ATGGGTGAGGAGGTGGACAAATCGTTTCTTGCACGTATGCTTTCCTATCTGCGCTCCTCCAGCAA GTACTACACTGGATACCCAAAGGATCTTGGACCTTCAAGGGTTATTCACTTCACCTCCGAGCGTCAATTTGTCCAACTCTTGCATGAAGGCAGGCCTGTGGCAGTTGCCTTCACTATAAG GAGTCCCTATACGGAACATCTTGATGGGGTGTTGGAGGAAGCTGCTGCAAAGTTTTGCCCACATATCAAATTCATGCGT GTGGAATGCCCAAAATATCCAGGATTTTGCTTAACTAGACAAAAGAAGGAGTATCCATTCATTGAGATATTTCATAGTCCAGAACAA ACAGCTAATCAGGGCAAAGTGGTAGATCCTAACGTCACCAAGTATGCAGTCAAGGTCATGCCA TTTAATTATGATGTTAGTGTGTATGGGTTCCGAGAGTTTTTCAAGAAACATGGATTTCACGTGGAGAATCCAAGTGAAACTACCACAACAGACCATCGCTAA
- the LOC122040732 gene encoding callose synthase 12-like produces the protein MSLRQRGSRTGVGDDYGTARGMGEVSGEGDGAYNVIPIHNLLADHPSLRFPEVRAAMAALRTVGELRKPPFVRWHGGLDLLDWLGAFFGFQRDNIRNQREHLVLLLANAQMRIHPPPDDIDVLHGKVVRRVRKKLLHNYTAWCSYLGRTPNVWIDIRRAASDPRRELLYAALYLLIWGEAANVRFVPECLSYIFHHMAGELNRILEDYIDEATGQPALPAVSGENAFLTRVITPIYETIKREVDASRNGTEPHSAWRNYDDINEYFWNNHCFESLRWPLDRSKNFFATPPTKNRVGKTGFVEQRSFWNLYRSFDRLWVMLILFLQAAIIVAWHGSKTYPWQNLQIRDDQVRVLTIFITWAGLRLLQSLLDVGTQYKLVSRETRLLGVRMVLKILVAAAWTVAFPILYSLMWNQRNRDRTWSDAANRRVTNMLVAAAVFILPELLAVALFVIPWLRNFLEKTNWRIFYVLTWWFQSRTFVGRGLREGPLDSFKYALFWIVLLSVKFIFSYFLQIRPMISPTKAILNLQGVQYQWHEFFSHTNRFGVFILWLPVVLIYLMDIQIWYSIFSSMAGALVGLFSHLGEIRDVQQLRLRFQFFASALQFHLMPEEHVFRQHGSLQNRIRDTVNRLKLRYGLGRPYNKIESHQVGPSRFALIWNEIIHTFREEDIVNDREVELLELLPYAWNIRVVRWPCLLLGNELLLALGQAKELKADDRRLWRKISKHEYRRCAVIEAYDSIKYLFLEIIKEGTEEHSIVAGLFEGFDSSIRVEKFTVEYNMRVLQNLYGKLLDLLNTLIRPNKDVYKVVNALQTLYDIVTRDFPKNKKSLENLKGSGLAPTGSTELLFENAVVIPTAENDNFYRQVRRLQTILTSKDSMNNVPKNLEARRRIAFFSNSLFMNMPRAPQVEKMRAFSVLTPYYNEKVLYSKEQLQSENEDGISILFYLQKIYEDEWANFLERMKREGMTDEEELWGKRSRDLRLWASYRGQTLSRTVRGMMYYYKALKMLAFLDSASEIDIREGSRELPSVGSSRRQIEDLDNLEDGGKSSPSQSLSRASSSVGLLFKGHEHGTALMKYTYVVACQIYGNQKAKNDTRANDILYLMKNNEALRVAYVDEVKSVRDEVEYFSVLVKYDQQLEKEVEIYRVKLPGPLKLGEGKPENQNHALIFTRGDAIQTIDMNQDNYFEEALKMRNLLEEYSSNYGARKPNILGVREHVFTGSVSSLAWFMSAQETSFVTLGQRVLANPLKIRMHYGHPDVFDRIWFLSRGGISKASRVINISEDIFAGFNCTLRGGNVTHHEYIQVGKGRDVGLNQISMFEAKVASGNGEQTLSRDVYRLGHRLDFFRMLSFFYTTVGFYFNTMMVVLTVYAFVWGRLYLALSGLESSIRSNADSTNNAALQTVLNQQFIIQLGLFTALPMIIENSLEHGFLPAIWDFLTMQLQLASVFYTFSMGTKTHYYGRTILHGGAKYRATGRGFVVEHKKFAENYRLYARSHFIKGIELGIILTLYAAYSATAKNTFVYIVMTISSWFLVISWIMAPFAFNPSGFDWLKTVYDYDDFMNWIWYPSFISATSDQSWKKWWDEENDHLRKTGLWGKLLEIILDLRYFFFQYGIVYQLNIASHSRSVAVYLLSWIYIVAAILIFVIVDYAQDRYAAKKHLKYRAIQSLVIVSLVAVIVLLLQFTSFEIVDFFTSLLAFIPTGWGLISIAQVFKPFLQDTALWESVVAVARFYEIMFGVIVMAPVAFLSWLPGSQEMQTRVLFNEAFSRGLQISRILIGKKSSDIRG, from the exons ATGAGCCTCCGCCAGCGGGGAAGCCGTACGGGAGTCGGAGACGACTATGGCACGGCCCGTGGGATGGGCGAGGTGTCCGGGGAAGGGGACGGGGCTTACAACGTCATCCCCATCCATAACTTGCTGGCGGATCACCCGTCGCTCCGGTTCCCGGAGGTGCGAGCTGCCATGGCCGCGCTGCGCACCGTCGGGGAGCTTCGGAAGCCGCCCTTCGTCCGCTGGCACGGCGGCCTTGATCTCCTTGACTGGCTTGGGGCTTTCTTCGGCTTCCAGCGAGACAATATCCGCAACCAGCGGGAGCACCTCGTGCTCCTCCTTGCCAACGCCCAAATGCGAATCCATCCCCCGCCGGACGACATCGACGTCCTCCATGGCAAGGTCGTCCGCCGCGTCCGCAAGAAACTCCTCCACAACTACACCGCATGGTGCTCCTACCTTGGCCGCACGCCGAACGTCTGGATTGACATCCGCCGCGCCGCCTCCGACCCCCGCCGCGAGCTCCTCTATGCGGCCCTCTACCTCCTCATATGGGGCGAGGCTGCCAACGTCCGTTTCGTTCCCGAGTGTCTCTCCTATATCTTCCATCACATGGCCGGGGAGCTCAACCGCATCCTCGAGGACTACATCGACGAGGCGACGGGCCAACCTGCCCTCCCAGCTGTCTCCGGCGAGAACGCTTTCCTCACCCGCGTCATCACCCCCATTTACGAGACCATCAAGCGCGAGGTTGACGCCAGCCGCAACGGCACAGAGCCCCACTCCGCCTGGCGCAACTATGATGACATCAACGAGTACTTTTGGAACAACCACTGCTTCGAGAGCCTCCGTTGGCCGCTCGACCGGTCTAAGAATTTCTTCGCCACTCCGCCTACCAAGAACCGCGTGGGGAAGACGGGCTTCGTTGAACAGCGCTCTTTCTGGAACCTCTACCGCAGTTTTGACCGCCTCTGGGTCATGCTCATCCTCTTCCTTCAGGCGGCCATCATTGTGGCCTGGCACGGAAGCAAGACGTACCCGTGGCAGAACCTCCAAATCCGAGATGATCAGGTCCGTGTCCTGACCATCTTCATTACCTGGGCCGGCCTCCGCTTGCTGCAGTCCCTCCTCGACGTTGGCACCCAGTACAAGCTTGTCTCACGCGAGACCAGATTGCTCGGTGTGCGAATGGTGCTCAAAATACTCGTTGCTGCGGCGTGGACTGTCGCATTCCCGATCCTGTACTCCCTAATGTGGAATCAGAGGAACCGAGACAGAACATGGTCGGATGCAGCGAATCGACGGGTGACGAACATGTTGGTGGCTGCCGCAGTGTTCATCCTCCCTGAATTGCTTGCCGTTGCGCTCTTCGTTATCCCTTGGCTCCGGAATTTCCTTGAGAAGACCAATTGGAGGATTTTTTATGTTCTCACCTGGTGGTTCCAGAGTCGCACCTTTGTGGGTAGGGGGCTACGAGAGGGCCCGCTGGACAGCTTCAAGTATGCCCTTTTCTGGATTGTACTCCTTTCTGTAAAGTTCATCTTCAGCTACTTCTTGCAAATCAGACCAATGATCTCCCCAACTAAAGCCATACTTAATCTTCAAGGTGTTCAATACCAGTGGCATGAGTTCTTCTCCCATACAAACAGGTTTGGGGTGTTCATTTTGTGGCTTCCTGTTGTTCTTATTTATCTGATGGACATCCAGATCTGGTACTCAATCTTTTCTTCAATGGCCGGGGCGCTAGTAGGCCTGTTCTcacaccttggtgagattcgtgaTGTGCAACAATTGAGGCTGAGATTCCAGTTCTTTGCTAGTGCCTTGCAGTTCCATCTGATGCCAGAAGAACATGTTTTCCGGCAGCATGGTTCACTGCAAAATAGAATCAGAGATACTGTGAACCGGCTGAAGCTGAGGTATGGCTTGGGCCGCCCGTACAACAAGATTGAATCACATCAAGTTGGTCCTAGCAGGTTTGCATTGATATGGAATGAAATCATTCACACATTCAGAGAGGAAGATATTGTGAATGACCGGGAAGTGGAGCTTCTTGAGCTGCTTCCATATGCATGGAATATCCGAGTGGTTAGGTGGCCGTGCTTATTACTCGGCAATgaacttcttcttgctcttggccAAGCAAAGGAATTGAAGGCTGATGACAGAAGACTCTGGAGAAAGATTAGCAAACATGAATATAGGCGTTGTGCAGTCATTGAGGCTTATGACAGCATCAAGTATTTGTTCCTGGAGATCATCAAGGAGGGAACCGAAGAACACTCCATTGTTGCTGGATTGTTTGAGGGATTTGATAGCAGCATTCGCGTGGAGAAATTCACTGTAGAATATAACATGCGTGTGCTGCAGAATCTTTATGGCAAATTGCTTGACCTACTGAACACATTAATCAGGCCAAATAAAGATGTGTACAAAGTGGTCAATGCACTGCAGACGCTGTATGACATAGTTACTCGTGATTTCCCCAAGAACAAGAAGAGCTTAGAGAACCTTAAAGGATCAGGTTTGGCACCAACTGGGTCAACTGAGTTGCTCTTTGAGAATGCCGTTGTGATACCCACTGCAGAAAATGATAACTTCTATCGGCAGGTAAGGAGACTCCAAACAATCCTTACTTCTAAGGATTCCATGAATAATGTTCCAAAAAATCTTGAGGCCAGGAGACGCATTGCATTCTTCAGCAACTCATTGTTCATGAACATGCCTAGAGCTCCGCAGGTAGAAAAGATGCGGGCATTCAGTGTGCTGACTCCATATTACAATGAAAAAGTTCTGTACAGCAAGGAACAACTTCAGTCAGAAAATGAGGATGGCATCTCCATCTTATTTTATTTGCAAAAGATTTATGAAGATGAATGGGCAAACTTCTTGGAACGCATGAAGAGAGAGGGCATGACTGATGAGGAGGAGTTATGGGGTAAAAGATCAAGGGATCTTCGACTTTGGGCCTCATATAGAGGTCAGACCTTGTCACGGACTGTGCGGGGAATGATGTACTACTACAAGGCTCTCAAGATGCTTGCATTTCTTGATTCTGCTTCCGAGATTGACATAAGGGAAGGATCGAGGGAGCTACCTTCAGTTGGTTCCTCGAGGAGGCAAATAGAAGATTTAGATAACTTGGAGGATGGTGGTAAGTCATCGCCATCCCAAAGTCTGAGCAGAGCTAGCAGCAGTGTCGGTTTGTTGTTTAAAGGTCATGAACATGGTACTGCTCTAATGAAGTATACGTATGTGGTCGCCTGCCAGATTTATGGAAACCAAAAAGCTAAAAATGACACACGTGCTAATGATATTTTGTATCTGATGAAGAACAATGAAGCCCTCCGTGTTGCTTATGTTGATGAAGTGAAATCAGTCAGGGATGAAGTGGAGTATTTTTCTGTTCTTGTTAAATATGATCAACAACTGGAGAAAGAAGTGGAGATATACAGGGTCAAGCTGCCTGGACCTCTAAAACTTGGAGAAGGCAAGCCAGAGAACCAGAATCATGCTCTTATCTTCACAAGGGGTGATGCAATACAAACAATCGACATGAATCAAGACAACTACTTTGAGGAGGCCCTCAAAATGCGCAATCTGTTAGAAGAGTACTCCTCCAATTATGGTGCTCGAAAACCAAATATCTTGGGAGTCCGTGAACATGTTTTTACAGGTTCTGTTTCTTCCCTGGCTTGGTTCATGTCAGCTCAGGAGACAAGTTTTGTCACCCTCGGACAGAGGGTTCTGGCAAACCCTTTAAAGATACGGATGCATTATGGCCATCCTGATGTCTTTGACCGCATTTGGTTTTTAAGTCGAGGAGGCATTAGTAAAGCTTCAAGGGTCATCAATATCAGTGAGGATATATTTGCAGGATTTAATTGTACACTTCGTGGTGGCAATGTTACCCACCATGAATATATACAAGTTGGTAAAGGCCGAGATGTTGGCCTGAATCAAATATCTATGTTTGAAGCCAAAGTGGCTAGTGGTAATGGTGAACAGACCTTAAGCAGAGATGTTTATAGGCTAGGTCATAGGTTGGATTTCTTCCGGATGCTCTCTTTCTTTTACACAACTGTGGGGTTCTATTTTAACACAATGATGGTGGTATTGACGGTCTATGCATTCGTCTGGGGTCGCCTTTATCTGGCTCTTAGTGGCCTTGAGAGTTCCATCAGAAGCAATGCTGACTCTACAAATAATGCAGCTCTTCAGACTGTTCTCAATCAGCAATTCATTATCCAGCTTGGGCTTTTTACTGCATTGCCaatgattatagaaaattctcTTGAGCATGGTTTTCTACCTGCGATCTGGGATTTCTTGACAATGCAATTACAGCTTGCATCAGTGTTCTATACTTTCTCAATGGGAACTAAGACCCATTATTATGGGCGTACTATTCTTCATGGAGGTGCAAAATATCGAGCTACGGGACGTGGTTTCGTTGTTGAACACAAGAAATTCGCTGAGAATTATAGACTCTATGCACGCAGCCATTTCATAAAAGGAATAGAGCTAGGGATAATATTGACCTTGTATGCTGCCTACAGTGCCACTGCAAAGAATACTTTTGTTTACATAGTAATGACCATCTCAAGCTGGTTTTTGGTCATATCATGGATCATGGCTCCATTTGCATTCAATCCATCTGGTTTTGATTGGTTGAAAACTGTTTATGACTATGATGATTTCATGAACTGGATTTGGTATCCTAGTTTTATTTCTGCAACGTCTGATCAATCTTGGAAGAAATGGTGGGATGAAGAAAATGATCATCTTCGGAAAACAGGACTTtggggaaaattattggagatcaTATTAGATCTCCGCTATTTCTTCTTCCAGTATGGTATCGTGTACCAGCTAAACATTGCAAGTCATAGCCGTAGTGTTGCTGTGTATCTACTTTCTTGGATATACATCGTTGCTGCTATTTTGATTTTTGTCATCGTGGATTATGCTCAAGATAGATATGCTGCCAAGAAACACTTGAAATATCGGGCCATTCAATCTTTAGTAATAGTCTCTCTAGTAGCTGTCATCGTTCTACTGTTGCAGTTCACTTCCTTTGAAATTGTTGATTTCTTTACAAGCTTGTTAGCATTCATTCCAACTGGTTGGGGTTTAATCTCCATTGCTCAAGTTTTCAAACCATTTCTCCAAGACACTGCTCTATGGGAATCTGTGGTTGCTGTGGCTCGGTTCTATGAAATCATGTTTGGAGTAATTGTCATGGCTCCCGTGGCATTCCTGTCCTGGTTGCCTGGTTCCCAGGAAATGCAGACAAGAGTGCTCTTCAACGAAGCATTTAGTCGAGGTCTCCAGATATCAAGAATTCTTATTGGAAAAAAGTCTAGTGACATTCGAG GTTAA